A stretch of the Pygocentrus nattereri isolate fPygNat1 chromosome 29, fPygNat1.pri, whole genome shotgun sequence genome encodes the following:
- the dpp9 gene encoding dipeptidyl peptidase 9 isoform X2, giving the protein MYRVKRVKLEDETEGSWKSLAAVKMTAVDDLSDSTEVVEMEDVPSQFFVEKHSWDGLREIIHGSRKYSGMIINKAPHDFQFVQKHDDSGPHSHRLYYLGMPYGSRENSLLYSEIPKKIRKEALLVLSWKQMLDHFQATPHHGVYSREEELLRERKRLGVFGITSYDYHAQSGLFLFQASNSLFYCHDGGHNGFIAAPMKPVEIKTQCSGIRMDPKICPGDPSFIAFINNNDLWVTNIESGEERRLTFCHKGLNNIKDDPKSAGVATFVIQEEFDRFTGYWWCPTVSEDADGGKTLQLLYEEVDESEVEIIHVPSPALEERKADVYRYPRTGSKNPQISLKLVEIRTDEDGEIVSTQIKELVLPFKTLFPGVEYIARAGWTRDGKYAWAVLLDRSQQKLQLVLIPPALFLRVGMEDPQWEEHVAAMPEGVQPFIIHEEVTDIWINVHDIFYPFNQTNNDEITFLWVNESKTGFCHLYRVTSLLQPGCHQWTRDYTPSEDDFKCPIKEEVTLTSGEWEVLARHGSKIWVNEDTKLVYFQGTKDTPLEHHLYVASYESPGDIVRLTKSGFSHSCSVSQNFDMFISHYSNVSTPPCVHVYKLVGSDSDPLHKEPEFWASMMEAAGCPADYVPPEIFSFPAKSGFELYGMLYKPHNLKPGKKHPAILFVYGGPQVQLVNNSYKGVKYLRLNTLASLGYAVVVIDGRGSCQRGLKFEGALKNKMGQVEIEDQVEGLQYVADKYKFIDLSRVAIHGWSYGGFLSLMGLIHRPNVFKVAVAGAPVTVWMAYDTGYTERYMDVPENNLLGYEAGSVALHVDKLPNEPNRLLILHGFLDENVHFFHTNFLVSQLIRAGKPYQLQIYPNERHSIRCPESGEHYEITLLYFLQQNL; this is encoded by the exons ATGTATAGAGTAAAAAGGGTGAAACTTGAAGACGAAACTGAAGGAAGTTGGAAAAG TTTAGCAGCTGTCAAGATGACTGCAGTAGATGACCTTTCAGACAGCACTGAGGTAGTAGAGATGGAAGACGTCCCCTCCCAGTTCTTTGTGGAGAAGCACTCATGGGATGGGTTGCGTGAAATCATCCATGGGAGTCGGAAATACTCTGGAATGATCATCAATAAGGCACCTCATGACTTCCAGTTTGTACAGAAGCATGATGATTCGGGCCCTCATTCTCATCGCCTGTACTATCTTG GTATGCCCTATGGAAGCAGGGAAAACTCATTACTGTACTCAGAAATTCCAAAGAAGATCAGGAAAGAAGCTCTTCTGGTCTTGTCCTGGAAGCAGATGTTGGATCACTTTCAG gcgACTCCTCATCATGGTGTGTACTCTCGGGAGGAGGAGCTCCTTCGTGAGAGGAAGCGCCTCGGCGTGTTTGGCATCACGTCCTATGACTATCATGCGCAAAGCggcctttttctctttcaagcTAGCAACAGCCTATTCTATTGTCATGATGGTGGGCATAATGGTTTCATT GCTGCACCCATGAAGCCTGTGGAGATTAAAACTCAGTGCTCAGGGATTCGCATGGACCCCAAGATATGTCCTGGTGACCCCAGCTTCATAGCCTTCATTAATAACAACGACCTGTGGGTGACCAACATCGAAAGCGGAGAGGAGCGAAGGTTGACCTTCTGTCATAAAG GCTTGAATAACATCAAGGATGACCCAAAATCAGCTGGTGTTGCAACCTTTGTTATTCAGGAGGAGTTTGATCGATTCACTGGCTACTGGTGGTGTCCAACTGTTTCTGAAG ATGCAGATGGAGGCAAGACCCTGCAGCTGCTCTATGAAGAAGTAGATGAGTCAGAGGTGGAGATCATTCATGTCCCTTCCCCAGCCCTGGAGGAGCGCAAGGCAGATGTATATAGATACCCACGCACTG GGAGTAAAAATCCACAGATCAGTCTGAAACTTGTTGAAATACGAACTGATGAGGATGGTGAG ATTGTAAGCACACAGATCAAGGAGCTTGTTCTGCCTTTTAAGACCCTGTTCCCTGGTGTTGAGTACATTGCACGGGCTGGCTGGACAAGAGACGGCAAATA TGCATGGGCAGTGTTACTGGACCGCAGTCAGCAGAAGCTGCAGCTGGTTCTCATACCCCCTGCCCTGTTCCTCCGGGTGGGCATGGAAGATCCACAGTGGGAGGAGCATGTGGCTGCTATGCCTGAGGGAGTGCAGCCCTTCATCATCCATGAGGAAGTGACGGACATCTGGATTAAT GTTCACGACATTTTCTACCCTTTTAATCAAACGAATAACGATGAGATCACCTTCCTGTGGGTGAATGAGTCAAAAACAGGCTTCTGCCATTTGTACAGAGTCACAAGCCTTCTACAGCCAGGTTGCCACCAGTGGACTAGAGACTACACTCCCTCAGAGG ATGATTTCAAATGTCCAATAAAGGAGGAGGTGACTTTAACCAGCGGAGAATGGGAAGTGCTAGCTAGACATGGGTCGAAG ATCTGGGTAAATGAAGACACAAAGCTGGTGTACTTTCAGGGCACAAAAGACACGCCCCTGGAACATCATTTATATGTGGCCAGCTACGAATCTCCAGGAGACATCGTCCGGCTGACCAAATCAGGCTTTTCTCACAGCTGCTCTGTTAGCCAG AACTTCGACATGTTCATCAGCCACTATAGCAACGTGAGCACGCCTCCCTGTGTTCACGTCTACAAGCTGGTTGGTTCCGACAGCGACCCTCTGCACAAAGAGCCTGAGTTCTGGGCCAGCATGATGGAGGCAGCAG GTTGCCCAGCAGATTATGTCCCCCCAGAGATATTTAGTTTCCCTGCAAAGTCTGGCTTCGAGCTGTACGGAATGTTGTACAAACCACACAACTTGAAACCGGGCAAGAAACACCCAGCGATCCTGTTTGTGTATGGTGGTCCACAG GTGCAGTTAGTGAACAACTCTTACAAAGGAGTGAAGTATTTGCGTCTGAACACACTAGCATCTCTAGGTTATGCAGTGGTGGTCATCGATGGAAGGGGCTCATGCCAGAGGGGTCTGAAATTCGAAGGGgctcttaaaaacaaaatg GGTCAAGTGGAGATCGAGGACCAAGTGGAGGGTCTTCAGTATGTGGCTGACAAGTACAAGTTTATAGACTTAAGTCGTGTGGCCATTCATGGCTGGTCTTATGGAGGGTTCCTCTCCCtcatgggcctcattcatcgGCCTAATGTGTTCAAG GTGGCTGTAGCTGGAGCTCCTGTAACAGTGTGGATGGCGTATGACACTGGCTACACAGAGCGCTACATGGATGTGCCTGAAAACAACCTGCTGGGCTATGAAGCAGGTTCTGTGGCCTTGCATGTGGACAAGCTTCCAAATGA GCCAAACCGATTACTAATCTTACATGGGTTCCTTGATGAGAATGTGCACTTTTTCCACACCAACTTCCTGGTGTCTCAGCTTATCCGTGCAGGGAAGCCCTATCAGCTACAG ATCTATCCCAACGAGAGGCACAGCATCCGCTGCCCTGAGTCCGGCGAGCACTACGAGATCACACTGCTATATTTCCTTCAGCAGAATCTCTGA
- the dpp9 gene encoding dipeptidyl peptidase 9 isoform X3, with protein MTAVDDLSDSTEVVEMEDVPSQFFVEKHSWDGLREIIHGSRKYSGMIINKAPHDFQFVQKHDDSGPHSHRLYYLGMPYGSRENSLLYSEIPKKIRKEALLVLSWKQMLDHFQATPHHGVYSREEELLRERKRLGVFGITSYDYHAQSGLFLFQASNSLFYCHDGGHNGFIQAAPMKPVEIKTQCSGIRMDPKICPGDPSFIAFINNNDLWVTNIESGEERRLTFCHKGLNNIKDDPKSAGVATFVIQEEFDRFTGYWWCPTVSEDADGGKTLQLLYEEVDESEVEIIHVPSPALEERKADVYRYPRTGSKNPQISLKLVEIRTDEDGEIVSTQIKELVLPFKTLFPGVEYIARAGWTRDGKYAWAVLLDRSQQKLQLVLIPPALFLRVGMEDPQWEEHVAAMPEGVQPFIIHEEVTDIWINVHDIFYPFNQTNNDEITFLWVNESKTGFCHLYRVTSLLQPGCHQWTRDYTPSEDDFKCPIKEEVTLTSGEWEVLARHGSKIWVNEDTKLVYFQGTKDTPLEHHLYVASYESPGDIVRLTKSGFSHSCSVSQNFDMFISHYSNVSTPPCVHVYKLVGSDSDPLHKEPEFWASMMEAAGCPADYVPPEIFSFPAKSGFELYGMLYKPHNLKPGKKHPAILFVYGGPQVQLVNNSYKGVKYLRLNTLASLGYAVVVIDGRGSCQRGLKFEGALKNKMGQVEIEDQVEGLQYVADKYKFIDLSRVAIHGWSYGGFLSLMGLIHRPNVFKVAVAGAPVTVWMAYDTGYTERYMDVPENNLLGYEAGSVALHVDKLPNEPNRLLILHGFLDENVHFFHTNFLVSQLIRAGKPYQLQIYPNERHSIRCPESGEHYEITLLYFLQQNL; from the exons ATGACTGCAGTAGATGACCTTTCAGACAGCACTGAGGTAGTAGAGATGGAAGACGTCCCCTCCCAGTTCTTTGTGGAGAAGCACTCATGGGATGGGTTGCGTGAAATCATCCATGGGAGTCGGAAATACTCTGGAATGATCATCAATAAGGCACCTCATGACTTCCAGTTTGTACAGAAGCATGATGATTCGGGCCCTCATTCTCATCGCCTGTACTATCTTG GTATGCCCTATGGAAGCAGGGAAAACTCATTACTGTACTCAGAAATTCCAAAGAAGATCAGGAAAGAAGCTCTTCTGGTCTTGTCCTGGAAGCAGATGTTGGATCACTTTCAG gcgACTCCTCATCATGGTGTGTACTCTCGGGAGGAGGAGCTCCTTCGTGAGAGGAAGCGCCTCGGCGTGTTTGGCATCACGTCCTATGACTATCATGCGCAAAGCggcctttttctctttcaagcTAGCAACAGCCTATTCTATTGTCATGATGGTGGGCATAATGGTTTCATT CAGGCTGCACCCATGAAGCCTGTGGAGATTAAAACTCAGTGCTCAGGGATTCGCATGGACCCCAAGATATGTCCTGGTGACCCCAGCTTCATAGCCTTCATTAATAACAACGACCTGTGGGTGACCAACATCGAAAGCGGAGAGGAGCGAAGGTTGACCTTCTGTCATAAAG GCTTGAATAACATCAAGGATGACCCAAAATCAGCTGGTGTTGCAACCTTTGTTATTCAGGAGGAGTTTGATCGATTCACTGGCTACTGGTGGTGTCCAACTGTTTCTGAAG ATGCAGATGGAGGCAAGACCCTGCAGCTGCTCTATGAAGAAGTAGATGAGTCAGAGGTGGAGATCATTCATGTCCCTTCCCCAGCCCTGGAGGAGCGCAAGGCAGATGTATATAGATACCCACGCACTG GGAGTAAAAATCCACAGATCAGTCTGAAACTTGTTGAAATACGAACTGATGAGGATGGTGAG ATTGTAAGCACACAGATCAAGGAGCTTGTTCTGCCTTTTAAGACCCTGTTCCCTGGTGTTGAGTACATTGCACGGGCTGGCTGGACAAGAGACGGCAAATA TGCATGGGCAGTGTTACTGGACCGCAGTCAGCAGAAGCTGCAGCTGGTTCTCATACCCCCTGCCCTGTTCCTCCGGGTGGGCATGGAAGATCCACAGTGGGAGGAGCATGTGGCTGCTATGCCTGAGGGAGTGCAGCCCTTCATCATCCATGAGGAAGTGACGGACATCTGGATTAAT GTTCACGACATTTTCTACCCTTTTAATCAAACGAATAACGATGAGATCACCTTCCTGTGGGTGAATGAGTCAAAAACAGGCTTCTGCCATTTGTACAGAGTCACAAGCCTTCTACAGCCAGGTTGCCACCAGTGGACTAGAGACTACACTCCCTCAGAGG ATGATTTCAAATGTCCAATAAAGGAGGAGGTGACTTTAACCAGCGGAGAATGGGAAGTGCTAGCTAGACATGGGTCGAAG ATCTGGGTAAATGAAGACACAAAGCTGGTGTACTTTCAGGGCACAAAAGACACGCCCCTGGAACATCATTTATATGTGGCCAGCTACGAATCTCCAGGAGACATCGTCCGGCTGACCAAATCAGGCTTTTCTCACAGCTGCTCTGTTAGCCAG AACTTCGACATGTTCATCAGCCACTATAGCAACGTGAGCACGCCTCCCTGTGTTCACGTCTACAAGCTGGTTGGTTCCGACAGCGACCCTCTGCACAAAGAGCCTGAGTTCTGGGCCAGCATGATGGAGGCAGCAG GTTGCCCAGCAGATTATGTCCCCCCAGAGATATTTAGTTTCCCTGCAAAGTCTGGCTTCGAGCTGTACGGAATGTTGTACAAACCACACAACTTGAAACCGGGCAAGAAACACCCAGCGATCCTGTTTGTGTATGGTGGTCCACAG GTGCAGTTAGTGAACAACTCTTACAAAGGAGTGAAGTATTTGCGTCTGAACACACTAGCATCTCTAGGTTATGCAGTGGTGGTCATCGATGGAAGGGGCTCATGCCAGAGGGGTCTGAAATTCGAAGGGgctcttaaaaacaaaatg GGTCAAGTGGAGATCGAGGACCAAGTGGAGGGTCTTCAGTATGTGGCTGACAAGTACAAGTTTATAGACTTAAGTCGTGTGGCCATTCATGGCTGGTCTTATGGAGGGTTCCTCTCCCtcatgggcctcattcatcgGCCTAATGTGTTCAAG GTGGCTGTAGCTGGAGCTCCTGTAACAGTGTGGATGGCGTATGACACTGGCTACACAGAGCGCTACATGGATGTGCCTGAAAACAACCTGCTGGGCTATGAAGCAGGTTCTGTGGCCTTGCATGTGGACAAGCTTCCAAATGA GCCAAACCGATTACTAATCTTACATGGGTTCCTTGATGAGAATGTGCACTTTTTCCACACCAACTTCCTGGTGTCTCAGCTTATCCGTGCAGGGAAGCCCTATCAGCTACAG ATCTATCCCAACGAGAGGCACAGCATCCGCTGCCCTGAGTCCGGCGAGCACTACGAGATCACACTGCTATATTTCCTTCAGCAGAATCTCTGA
- the dpp9 gene encoding dipeptidyl peptidase 9 isoform X1: MYRVKRVKLEDETEGSWKSLAAVKMTAVDDLSDSTEVVEMEDVPSQFFVEKHSWDGLREIIHGSRKYSGMIINKAPHDFQFVQKHDDSGPHSHRLYYLGMPYGSRENSLLYSEIPKKIRKEALLVLSWKQMLDHFQATPHHGVYSREEELLRERKRLGVFGITSYDYHAQSGLFLFQASNSLFYCHDGGHNGFIQAAPMKPVEIKTQCSGIRMDPKICPGDPSFIAFINNNDLWVTNIESGEERRLTFCHKGLNNIKDDPKSAGVATFVIQEEFDRFTGYWWCPTVSEDADGGKTLQLLYEEVDESEVEIIHVPSPALEERKADVYRYPRTGSKNPQISLKLVEIRTDEDGEIVSTQIKELVLPFKTLFPGVEYIARAGWTRDGKYAWAVLLDRSQQKLQLVLIPPALFLRVGMEDPQWEEHVAAMPEGVQPFIIHEEVTDIWINVHDIFYPFNQTNNDEITFLWVNESKTGFCHLYRVTSLLQPGCHQWTRDYTPSEDDFKCPIKEEVTLTSGEWEVLARHGSKIWVNEDTKLVYFQGTKDTPLEHHLYVASYESPGDIVRLTKSGFSHSCSVSQNFDMFISHYSNVSTPPCVHVYKLVGSDSDPLHKEPEFWASMMEAAGCPADYVPPEIFSFPAKSGFELYGMLYKPHNLKPGKKHPAILFVYGGPQVQLVNNSYKGVKYLRLNTLASLGYAVVVIDGRGSCQRGLKFEGALKNKMGQVEIEDQVEGLQYVADKYKFIDLSRVAIHGWSYGGFLSLMGLIHRPNVFKVAVAGAPVTVWMAYDTGYTERYMDVPENNLLGYEAGSVALHVDKLPNEPNRLLILHGFLDENVHFFHTNFLVSQLIRAGKPYQLQIYPNERHSIRCPESGEHYEITLLYFLQQNL; this comes from the exons ATGTATAGAGTAAAAAGGGTGAAACTTGAAGACGAAACTGAAGGAAGTTGGAAAAG TTTAGCAGCTGTCAAGATGACTGCAGTAGATGACCTTTCAGACAGCACTGAGGTAGTAGAGATGGAAGACGTCCCCTCCCAGTTCTTTGTGGAGAAGCACTCATGGGATGGGTTGCGTGAAATCATCCATGGGAGTCGGAAATACTCTGGAATGATCATCAATAAGGCACCTCATGACTTCCAGTTTGTACAGAAGCATGATGATTCGGGCCCTCATTCTCATCGCCTGTACTATCTTG GTATGCCCTATGGAAGCAGGGAAAACTCATTACTGTACTCAGAAATTCCAAAGAAGATCAGGAAAGAAGCTCTTCTGGTCTTGTCCTGGAAGCAGATGTTGGATCACTTTCAG gcgACTCCTCATCATGGTGTGTACTCTCGGGAGGAGGAGCTCCTTCGTGAGAGGAAGCGCCTCGGCGTGTTTGGCATCACGTCCTATGACTATCATGCGCAAAGCggcctttttctctttcaagcTAGCAACAGCCTATTCTATTGTCATGATGGTGGGCATAATGGTTTCATT CAGGCTGCACCCATGAAGCCTGTGGAGATTAAAACTCAGTGCTCAGGGATTCGCATGGACCCCAAGATATGTCCTGGTGACCCCAGCTTCATAGCCTTCATTAATAACAACGACCTGTGGGTGACCAACATCGAAAGCGGAGAGGAGCGAAGGTTGACCTTCTGTCATAAAG GCTTGAATAACATCAAGGATGACCCAAAATCAGCTGGTGTTGCAACCTTTGTTATTCAGGAGGAGTTTGATCGATTCACTGGCTACTGGTGGTGTCCAACTGTTTCTGAAG ATGCAGATGGAGGCAAGACCCTGCAGCTGCTCTATGAAGAAGTAGATGAGTCAGAGGTGGAGATCATTCATGTCCCTTCCCCAGCCCTGGAGGAGCGCAAGGCAGATGTATATAGATACCCACGCACTG GGAGTAAAAATCCACAGATCAGTCTGAAACTTGTTGAAATACGAACTGATGAGGATGGTGAG ATTGTAAGCACACAGATCAAGGAGCTTGTTCTGCCTTTTAAGACCCTGTTCCCTGGTGTTGAGTACATTGCACGGGCTGGCTGGACAAGAGACGGCAAATA TGCATGGGCAGTGTTACTGGACCGCAGTCAGCAGAAGCTGCAGCTGGTTCTCATACCCCCTGCCCTGTTCCTCCGGGTGGGCATGGAAGATCCACAGTGGGAGGAGCATGTGGCTGCTATGCCTGAGGGAGTGCAGCCCTTCATCATCCATGAGGAAGTGACGGACATCTGGATTAAT GTTCACGACATTTTCTACCCTTTTAATCAAACGAATAACGATGAGATCACCTTCCTGTGGGTGAATGAGTCAAAAACAGGCTTCTGCCATTTGTACAGAGTCACAAGCCTTCTACAGCCAGGTTGCCACCAGTGGACTAGAGACTACACTCCCTCAGAGG ATGATTTCAAATGTCCAATAAAGGAGGAGGTGACTTTAACCAGCGGAGAATGGGAAGTGCTAGCTAGACATGGGTCGAAG ATCTGGGTAAATGAAGACACAAAGCTGGTGTACTTTCAGGGCACAAAAGACACGCCCCTGGAACATCATTTATATGTGGCCAGCTACGAATCTCCAGGAGACATCGTCCGGCTGACCAAATCAGGCTTTTCTCACAGCTGCTCTGTTAGCCAG AACTTCGACATGTTCATCAGCCACTATAGCAACGTGAGCACGCCTCCCTGTGTTCACGTCTACAAGCTGGTTGGTTCCGACAGCGACCCTCTGCACAAAGAGCCTGAGTTCTGGGCCAGCATGATGGAGGCAGCAG GTTGCCCAGCAGATTATGTCCCCCCAGAGATATTTAGTTTCCCTGCAAAGTCTGGCTTCGAGCTGTACGGAATGTTGTACAAACCACACAACTTGAAACCGGGCAAGAAACACCCAGCGATCCTGTTTGTGTATGGTGGTCCACAG GTGCAGTTAGTGAACAACTCTTACAAAGGAGTGAAGTATTTGCGTCTGAACACACTAGCATCTCTAGGTTATGCAGTGGTGGTCATCGATGGAAGGGGCTCATGCCAGAGGGGTCTGAAATTCGAAGGGgctcttaaaaacaaaatg GGTCAAGTGGAGATCGAGGACCAAGTGGAGGGTCTTCAGTATGTGGCTGACAAGTACAAGTTTATAGACTTAAGTCGTGTGGCCATTCATGGCTGGTCTTATGGAGGGTTCCTCTCCCtcatgggcctcattcatcgGCCTAATGTGTTCAAG GTGGCTGTAGCTGGAGCTCCTGTAACAGTGTGGATGGCGTATGACACTGGCTACACAGAGCGCTACATGGATGTGCCTGAAAACAACCTGCTGGGCTATGAAGCAGGTTCTGTGGCCTTGCATGTGGACAAGCTTCCAAATGA GCCAAACCGATTACTAATCTTACATGGGTTCCTTGATGAGAATGTGCACTTTTTCCACACCAACTTCCTGGTGTCTCAGCTTATCCGTGCAGGGAAGCCCTATCAGCTACAG ATCTATCCCAACGAGAGGCACAGCATCCGCTGCCCTGAGTCCGGCGAGCACTACGAGATCACACTGCTATATTTCCTTCAGCAGAATCTCTGA